A window of Helicobacter anatolicus contains these coding sequences:
- the fliI gene encoding flagellar protein export ATPase FliI yields MSLQKLKARLNDSLQLSPKFGLITKITPTIIYATGLTPSIGDIIRAYKDTGEYSLGMVTICQSDSFGFTPFSFIEGYKAGDKVILDKEGLNIPVGDALLGRVIDPLGNPIDDKGSIHTNTLAPVITQPIKAMKRGVINEVFPVGIKVIDGILTCGKGQKLGIFAGSGVGKSTLMGMIVKGSKASIKVIALIGERGREVPEFIHKNLKNNLENTVLIVATSDDSALMRKYGAFSAMAIAEYFKNQGHDVLFIMDSVTRFAMAQREIGLALGEPPTSKGYPPSVLALLPQLMERAGKEEGKGSITAFFTVLVEGDDLSDPIADQSRSILDGHIVLNRELTDYGIYPPINILNSASRVSNDIITPEHKNAIKKFRRLYALLKENEVLIRIGSYQKGNDNELDEAIEKKTFMENFIKQDESQMMNFEEITQELYKIQIQ; encoded by the coding sequence ATGTCTTTGCAAAAACTTAAAGCCAGATTAAATGATTCTTTACAACTTTCTCCAAAATTTGGTTTAATTACAAAAATTACCCCTACAATCATCTATGCAACAGGTCTAACACCATCTATAGGAGATATTATTCGAGCTTATAAGGACACAGGAGAATATTCTTTAGGTATGGTTACAATTTGTCAAAGCGATTCTTTTGGTTTTACACCCTTTTCTTTCATAGAAGGCTACAAAGCGGGAGATAAGGTTATTTTAGATAAAGAAGGATTAAACATTCCTGTTGGCGATGCACTTTTAGGAAGAGTGATTGACCCACTAGGAAACCCCATTGATGACAAAGGTTCCATTCATACAAATACCCTTGCTCCTGTAATTACTCAACCTATAAAAGCTATGAAAAGAGGGGTGATTAACGAAGTTTTTCCTGTAGGTATTAAGGTAATTGATGGGATTCTCACCTGTGGTAAAGGACAAAAATTAGGGATTTTTGCTGGATCTGGAGTGGGAAAATCTACATTAATGGGCATGATTGTCAAAGGTTCAAAGGCATCTATAAAAGTTATTGCTCTTATTGGAGAAAGAGGCAGAGAGGTGCCAGAGTTTATCCATAAAAACCTTAAAAATAATTTGGAAAATACAGTATTAATCGTGGCCACAAGCGATGATTCTGCTTTAATGCGTAAATATGGTGCATTTTCTGCAATGGCAATTGCAGAATATTTCAAAAATCAAGGTCATGATGTTTTATTTATTATGGATTCTGTAACACGCTTTGCAATGGCACAAAGAGAGATTGGATTAGCATTAGGCGAACCTCCGACAAGCAAAGGATACCCTCCTTCTGTATTAGCACTTTTACCACAACTTATGGAACGTGCAGGAAAAGAAGAAGGTAAGGGCTCTATTACTGCTTTTTTTACTGTTTTGGTAGAAGGCGATGATTTAAGTGATCCTATTGCAGATCAAAGTAGAAGTATTTTAGATGGACATATTGTTTTAAATCGTGAACTTACAGATTATGGTATTTATCCTCCAATCAATATTTTAAATTCTGCTTCTAGGGTAAGTAATGATATTATCACACCTGAACACAAAAATGCAATAAAAAAATTCCGACGATTATATGCGTTATTAAAAGAAAATGAAGTTTTAATTCGTATTGGTTCTTATCAGAAAGGCAACGATAACGAGCTTGATGAAGCAATAGAAAAAAAGACTTTTATGGAAAACTTTATCAAACAAGATGAAAGTCAAATGATGAATTTTGAAGAAATTACACAAGAACTCTATAAAATCCAAATACAATAA